A single Scleropages formosus chromosome 4, fSclFor1.1, whole genome shotgun sequence DNA region contains:
- the drd1b gene encoding dopamine receptor D1b, which produces MDLNFSTVLDSGLSERDRSTRVLTGCFLSLLILTTLLGNTLVCAAVTKFRHLRSKVTNFFVISLAISDLLVAILVMPWKAATEIVGFWPFGSFCNIWVAFDIMCSTASILNLCVISVDRYWAISSPFRYERKMTPKVAFVMISVAWTLSVLISFIPVQLNWHKAQTTSYVDHNGTYGPLLPDNCDSSLNRTYAISSSLVSFYIPVAIMIVTYTQIYRIAQKQIRRILALERAAESAKNRHSSMGNSSGVESESSFKMSFKRETKVLKTLSVIMGVFVCCWLPFFILNCMVPFCEATLPNGRANFPCVSSTTFDVFVWFGWANSSLNPIIYAFNVDFRKAFSILLGCHRLCAGPNSTEILSLNNNGAPPPSTHSQTKGHIPIEGTMTYAIPQTILTQDEEVQKEEEASTGIISLKNNSPALSGNVDSETDVSLEKINPITSNGQHKT; this is translated from the coding sequence atggatttgaaCTTCTCTACGGTCCTCGACAGCGGTTTGTCAGAGAGGGACAGATCCACTCGTGTTTTAACGGGCTGCTTTCTCTCCCTTCTCATCCTTACCACCCTCCTGGGGAACACGCTGGTCTGTGCAGCTGTAACCAAGTTTCGCCACCTGCGCTCAAAGGTCACGAACTTCTTTGTGATCTCGCTGGCCATATCGGACCTGCTGGTGGCCATCTTGGTGATGCCGTGGAAGGCTGCGACAGAAATCGTGGGCTTCTGGCCCTTCGGTTCCTTCTGCAACATCTGGGTGGCGTTTGACATCATGTGCTCCACAGCTTCCATCTTGAACCTGTGCGTCATCAGCGTGGACAGGTATTGGGCTATATCCAGCCCGTTCCGCTATGAGCGAAAGATGACGCCCAAGGTGGCTTTTGTGATGATCAGCGTGGCATGGACCTTATCGGTCCTCATTTCTTTCATCCCTGTGCAACTCAATTGGCACAAGGCTCAGACCACCAGCTACGTAGACCACAATGGCACCTACGGGCCACTTTTACCCGATAACTGTGACTCCAGCCTCAACAGGACATACGCAATCTCGTCCTCCCTCGTTAGCTTCTACATACCTGTAGCAATAATGATCGTCACTTATACGCAGATTTACAGAATAGCTCAGAAACAAATCAGAAGGATTTTAGCTCTagagagagcagcagagagTGCCAAAAACCGTCACAGCAGCATGGGGAACAGCTCTGGCGTGGAATCCGAGAGCTCTTTCAAGATGTCTTTCAAGCGGGAAACCAAAGTCTTAAAAACGCTCTCAGTTATAATGGGGGTGTTCGTGTGCTGCTGGCTGCCGTTCTTCATCCTGAACTGCATGGTTCCTTTCTGCGAGGCGACGCTACCAAACGGGAGGGCGAATTTTCCTTGTGTCAGCTCTACGACATTCGATGTCTTCGTCTGGTTCGGATGGGCAAATTCCTCGCTCAACCCCATCATATATGCCTTCAACGTGGACTTCCGTAAGGCTTTCTCCATCCTCTTGGGCTGCCACAGACTTTGTGCAGGTCCTAATTCCACAGAGATACTCAGTCTCAACAACAACGGTGCTCCACCACCATCGACCCACTCCCAAACTAAGGGGCACATCCCGATCGAGGGGACTATGACCTACGCAATTCCTCAAACCATCCTCACTCAAGATGAGGAGGtacaaaaagaagaagaggcCAGCACTGGAATTATATCTCTGAAAAATAATTCCCCCGCCTTGTCAGGGAATGTGGACAGCGAAACTGATGTTTCTTTAGAAAAGATTAACCCTATAACTTCAAATGGACAGCATAAGACATGA